The region ATCTCCATGCCCTTCGGCCTCGCGCAGGATGGCAGCGCCCTGGTGTTGCGCTTCCTGGAGCGGGCGGAGGCGTCGGGCGCGCGCTTCCTCAGCAACGTGCAGGTGGTGTTCGTCGCGGACGACGCGGGCACGTCCATGGAGTGCCGGACCCGTCTGATGCCGGAGGGCACCATCCCGCCGTGGAAGCCGCTGATTCGCACCGCGATGGCCGCGGGCGAGTACGCGCCCCTGAAGCTGGTCAGCCGCCCCGTGCCGGACGTGGTGGTGAGCTGCCAGGAGACGTGGGCCGTCACCATGGTCCCCCAGGCCATGCGCGTGTCCTCCATGGACCGCGCGCGCCCGGGGGAACTCCTCATCGGCGGCAACATGGTGCGCCGCCCGGAGGTGCGCTGCGGGCCGGTGGCCACCATGAGGCTGCTCACGCGCTACGCCTTCGAGGACGCCGTCAACTACGTGCCTCCGCGCATCGAGCGGATGGGCGAGCACCGCCCGGAGTTGAAGCTGCAGGAGACGGAGGCGGAGTGCTACCCGAGAGACCCTGCCGCCCCCGGCGTCAACCGCATCGAGGCGATGGCCTACGGCGGCGCGGGGCCTCGCGCCGCGCTCCTGGACGGCTCCATGCCTTTGATGGAGGCGCCCAGGTCCGGGCCCCAGATGGACCTCTGACGCCGCGCACGGCTCACATGCCGCGCAGCGCGTGGGGCAGGTAGGGCGCCTCGAGCTGTTGAAGCTCCTCCGCCGTGAGCTTGAGGTCCACGGCGCGCGCGGCGTCCTCCAGGTGCTCCATCTTCGTGGCGCCGATGATGGGCGCCGTCACCACCGGCCGCGACAGGAGCCACGCCAGGGCCACCTGCGCGGGCGGCACGTTGCGCGCCTCGGCCACCTTCCGGTTGGCCTCCGCCACCTCCCAGTCCCCCGGCTGGTCATACAGCACGGTCGCGTACGCATCCGTCTTCGCGCGCGTCGTGGAGGTCCGGTCCGTGAGTGACTTGCGCGAGCCCGCGAGCAGCCCGCGCGCCAGGGGAGACCAGGGGATGACGCCGATGCCCTCCGCCTCGCACAGGGGCAGCATCTCCCGCTCCTCCTCCCGGTACACCAGGTTGTAGTGGTCCTGCATGGACACGAAGCGCGACCAGCCGTGCAGGTCCGCCACGCCCAGCGCCCGGGCGAACTGCCACGCATACGTGGACGACGCGCCCAGGTAGCGCACCTTGCCCTGGTTCACGAGCTGCTCCAGCGCGGCCAGCGTCTCCTCCAGCGGCGTGTGCGGGTCCATCCGGTGGATTTGATACAGGTCGATGGTCTCCACCCCCAGGCGCTTGAGGCTCGCCTCGCACGCCTGGACGATGTGCTTGCGAGACAGGCCCCGCATGTTGGGCCCGTCCCCCATGGGGAAGTAGACCTTGGTGGCGAGCACCACCTCCTCCATGCGCGCATACCGTCGCAGCGCACGACCCGTCACCTCCTCGCTGACGCCCAGCGAGTACATGTCGGCGGTGTCGAAGAAGTTGATGCCCAGCTCCACCGCGCGGCGGAAGAAGGGCTGGGAGGACTCCTCGTTCAGGACCCAGGGCCGCCACGAAGGCGTGCCGTAGCTCATGCAGCCCAGGCAGAGGCGGGAGACGCGCAGGCCGGTGCGGCCCAGCTGTGTGAACTTCATGCGGGTGCTCCTCTCGTCGATGACGCGGGCCGTGAATATGCAACCTGCAAGCGCCGATGTGCTGGGTCATTCGTGATGACACGCCTTTTCTGGATGCCCCGAATCCATTAAAAGATAGGCGCATCCAGGGGACGCCAGTCGGTGCAGCGGAGACAACGCCCCCGGGTCGCTGGGACGCGTGTGTGCCGAGCTGAAACGGCTGGTGTCCTCTAGAAAAATCCCCCTCCGGGACACTCGACATGTATCTGCCGACCCGCGCTGCCCCCGCCTCCGCGTTCGTCCGTCCAGATTCCGCCACGCTCGTGGATGTCTGTCGCATGCGAGCGTTCGATCAGCCCACGGACCCCATCTACACCTTCGTCGACGAGGAGGGAGAGCACACCGTCACCTACGCGCAGCTGGATGCGCAGGTGCGGGCCGTGGCGGCTCGGCTCCAGCGGGAGATGGCGCCGGGAGATCGCGCGCTCCTCATGTATCCACCCGGACGTGAGTACGTGGTGGGCTTCCTCGCGTGCCTGTATGCGGGCGTGGTGGCGGTGCCCGCGTATCCGCCGGACGTGATGCGGTTGGGCCGCACGCTGCCTCGACTGCAGGCGCTGGTGGCGGATTGCGGCGCGAAGCTGGCGCTCACCACGTCGGGCATCTCCCAGTTGGTGGGGCCGCTCACCGAGGGCCTGGACGACCTTCGCGCGCTGCGCTGGCTGTCGACGGACGAGGTGCCACGCTCGGAGGCGGACCGCTGGCGCGCGCCGGTGCTGAGCGACGCGACGGTGGCCTTCCTCCAGTACACGTCCGGCTCCACGGGCACGCCGAAGGGCGTGGTGCTGGCGCATCGTCAGCTGATGCACAACAGCGAGATCATCGCGCACGGCTTCGACGCGAGCCCGTATCCGCGAGTCGTCTCGTGGCTGCCGCCGTATCACGACATGGGGCTCATCGGCGGCATCCTCCAGCCGCTGTATCGGGACATGCATGTGTCGTTGATGTCACCGATGTTCTTCCTGCAGCGGCCCATGCGGTGGTTGGAGACCATCTCCCGCCATGGCGCGACGGTGAGCGGTGGGCCGAACTTCGCGTTCGACCTCTGCGTGCGAAAGAGCACGCCCGAGGAGCGGGCCGCGTTGGACCTGAGCCGCTGGGAGGTGGCGTTCTGCGGCGCGGAGCCGGTGCGCGCGGAGACGATGGAGCGCTTCGTCCAGGCCTTCGCGCCCTCGGGCTTCCGGCGTGAGGCGCTCTATGCCTGCTATGGCCTGGCGGAGGGGACGCTCATCGTCACGGGGCGCAAGCGGGT is a window of Myxococcus guangdongensis DNA encoding:
- a CDS encoding aldo/keto reductase; this translates as MKFTQLGRTGLRVSRLCLGCMSYGTPSWRPWVLNEESSQPFFRRAVELGINFFDTADMYSLGVSEEVTGRALRRYARMEEVVLATKVYFPMGDGPNMRGLSRKHIVQACEASLKRLGVETIDLYQIHRMDPHTPLEETLAALEQLVNQGKVRYLGASSTYAWQFARALGVADLHGWSRFVSMQDHYNLVYREEEREMLPLCEAEGIGVIPWSPLARGLLAGSRKSLTDRTSTTRAKTDAYATVLYDQPGDWEVAEANRKVAEARNVPPAQVALAWLLSRPVVTAPIIGATKMEHLEDAARAVDLKLTAEELQQLEAPYLPHALRGM